TCATCCAGGCGCCGATAAGATGTATcatgacttattggtggcctaatcTAAGAGGTGATATTGCGACCTACGTGggaaagtgtttgacttgttctaaagttaaggccgaatatcagaagccgtctggcttgttacaacaacctgaaatcccggtatggaaatgggaacaaatttctaTGGATTTCATTTCAAAGTTACCTAGAACATCTAGGGGTAATGAcatgatttgggtaatcgtggatcgtttgacaaagtctgcacactttctacctatccgcgagaaggacaGTATGAAAACGTTAGCGGAATTGTATATCAAGGAAGTAGTGGCACGTCATGGGGTGCCGGTTTTTATAATCTCTGACAGAGATGGCCGTTTTATTTCAAGGTTTTGGCGTTCCTTCCAAAAGGCATTCGGATCGCGCGTAGATCTAAGTACggcctatcatcctcaaacagatggccAAAGTGAAAGGACCATCCAAACACTGgaggacatgctccgtgcatgtgtgatggatttcgtggaaattgggatactcatttaccattagtagagttctcgtataacaatagttatcacacgaGCATCAAACCTGCTCCATTTGAGGCTTTGTATGGAAGGAAGTGTCGGTCCCCGTTGTGTTGGGCGGAGGTCGGTGAGAAACAGTTGATCGGTCCAGAATTGGttcaagaaaccactgacaagatttTTCAGATCagagaccgtatcaaggcggctcgtgatcgttaGAAAAGTTAAGCGGACGTTCGGCGTAAACCCTTAAccttcgaggtcggagacaaagttttgctgaaagtctcgccttggaagggtGTTGCAAGGTTCGGTAAGCGTGGTAAGCTTAATCCGAGGTATATCATGCCGTTCGAGGTTTTAGACAAGGTTGGTACCGTCGCGTACAAACTAAAGTTGCCCGATGAGCTTAGTAGCGTTCATAAcacattccatgtgtcgaacTTGAAGAAGTGTCTAGCCGACGAGACACTTATCATTCCTACAGATGAAATCTGTATCGATGACAAACTCCACTTTATTGAAGAACCGGTCGAGGTTACGGACTGGAAAGTCCAAAAGTTGAGGAGGAGTCGTATTAAattggttaaagttcgttggaactccaagcgtggacctgagtttacatGGGAATGCGAGGATCAAATGAAGACGAAGTACCCCCATCTGTTTGAGAAGACTCCTGTTCAGGATGACTcggcttgaatttcgggacgaaattcttttaacggggggagaatgtgacaaccggcaaAATTTCAGGTTAATCCGTACGatctaatcactatttatttattaaattatgtGCATTTAGACTTAATTATATTATTAATTGAGTCCATAAAGTCTAGCAATGTCTGGGTAAATGCATGGGTTCGCATTTGATGTCGTTTGGTATCGTCTTATCGTCTAGCGATAAAGGTATATATATAAAACAACGAGCATTGGTGGATTATCCAGTACATTTAAAAGATGCTGACACTGTTCCAATAT
The sequence above is drawn from the Helianthus annuus cultivar XRQ/B chromosome 12, HanXRQr2.0-SUNRISE, whole genome shotgun sequence genome and encodes:
- the LOC110893524 gene encoding uncharacterized protein LOC110893524 translates to MPFEVLDKVGTVAYKLKLPDELSSVHNTFHVSNLKKCLADETLIIPTDEICIDDKLHFIEEPVEVTDWKVQKLRRSRIKLVKVRWNSKRGPEFTWECEDQMKTKYPHLFEKTPVQDDSA